A genomic window from Xyrauchen texanus isolate HMW12.3.18 chromosome 31, RBS_HiC_50CHRs, whole genome shotgun sequence includes:
- the defbl1 gene encoding beta-defensin-like 1: MKPQIMLALVLMGMLAMHCKDAEAISFPWSCASLSGVCRQGVCLPSELYFGPLGCGKGFQCCVSHFL; encoded by the exons ATGAAACCTCAGATTATGCTTGCCTTGGTTCTTATGGGCATGTTAGCAATGCACT GCAAAGATGCTGAGGCTATATCATTTCCCTGGAGCTGCGCAAGCCTCAGTGGAGTTTGCCGACAAGGAGTGTGCCTTCCATCAGAGCTTTACTTTGGACCCTTAGGCTGTGGCAAGGGATTTCA ATGCTGTGTATCACATTTTCTATGA